GCGGCAATGAAACTCACCTTTATGTGAAATCGTCTCTCCCCACCAGGAAAAATCTATATGAGCGGCATGGCGCAGCGGAAGCGCGCAGGGCTCATAACCCTGATGTCCCTGGATCGAAACCAGGTGCCGCTATTCTTTTTTGTTGACAGAAGACGTCCTTGATCTTCAGAGGTGTTGGTTGTGAATAGAGACTGATACAGAGTGTGCTCTTCTGGACTTGTAACATATTGGTTTACAATGAAGAACATGAAACGGAGCTGTCGACATGAAACGGAGGTTTCCACTGCTAATCTCTATGTTTTCGAGCAGTATTTGGGACTCTTTTGACTCAATTGATTACTCTACTTGTGGTTCAAGTGTCTAAGCCGTCCACTGTAGTCTGGTAAAGTCCGAGATCACGCTAGTAGCAACAGATTCAAATTGTATATTCTCTTTCTATCACCTGTAAAGTAGGCCAAATCAGTTCCCTCTCCATTCTGAAATGTATTCTCACGATCTCTGCTGTCTAATCACTTCCATTCTACAGTAGATATCACTGAACACATCTCCCGACCCAGTCATTGCGCTCTTGTGATGTAGGAGACTTCCTCATTCAATTCAAATCAATTCAACGGAAAATATTCATTGAAAACTACATCTTTTAATTCGTTCTTACAGTGCTCTGGGCGACTCTACAGTAACAGTACATAaagtacagcatgtactgCGATCAGAAAGCCATCAATGGAGTTGGTTACTAAGGGAACTTGAATCTGAACATCTACGGCAATTCAATAATCTACTATCAATTGTTTTGAGTCATGTCCGGTGACTCTATTGACCAAACATGTATCGGTCCTAGAAGAACATACTGAATATGTAAAGCACGCAATTTGGGGCGACCAACAACTGTTCAGAGAACATTATCTGGCACAGATGTCCTTCATTCTATACTCTCCAACTTCGGAAATCTCTTTCCACGGCCATTGAGAGCGAATTAATCGTTGTATGACTTTTTTTAGAGAAACTCTTCGGAACTGGCCCACTCAGTAAAACCAAACCAGTCATCAGGTATAGTTGAAGATTAGTTGTCATCCAAGTGCACGTACGAAAAACCACTTTTCCTACAGCACCATTCAAGTCTGTATTTGCCTGATTTGATCCCCATCACTTCACTCATCCTTCACTCGTCTCATTATCAATATCATTGTCTATAAATAACACCCATATGGATGTGCGGAATCAGAATAAATAGTAGTGCTGGACGCTGTTAGTAGTTGCGGTTGACGTCGCGTAGTGGCCGTTGATGTCGGAATCTCTTCGTCTGTCTTATCACGTCAAGACCAATACACACCGGATGACTCCCTTGTCACACGCCCTTGTTGGACACCAGCAAGatgatgttgatggtgagAATGGTGGCGGCAGAGAGCCAGACGAGCATGGTGGAAAAGGCGCCACTCACTACGCGGCTCTTCTGCTTGGCGTAGCCCGTGACGGTGTGGATGTATGATCGTGCCGCTCCCAGAATGGTGAAGAAGGTGAGGCCGATGAAAATGTAGCCAAAGACCAGCGTGGCGTTGCGCTCAAAGTCGTTGGAGTCGCTGACCACGCCCACACGCTCGTACGTGACAAACTTGGGCGTCACATGCTGGTCTCCCAGACCGCTGGAGTTGCCCAAATGTGGAGTCACGCTCCGCGACTTGGACACGTGAACAAACCGAAAGTTGAGCAGCATGGTTGCCGCCGCCGAGCCCATGGCGATCGCCATCTTGATCCATGCCAGATAGGTTCGTTCGTTGGCGCATAGGTCTCGGACCTCGGACGTCTGGTTCGCCATGATGATGGGCTTGTGCCACGGGTGTTTCCAGAAGAAATGCAGTCCCGACACTTTGTGCAAGTCCAGCTTCTGCGCCGGGGTCTCCGTGCTTGTAGTTACCGACCGCATGGGTGTTGGGATGTCGACGGAGTGGTGAGTAGAAAGTTGGAAAGTTGAAAAGTGGAAATAGTTGGTTCTTCGACAAAGCCACACTTCTTTTGGGTTTCATTTCGCTTAGGTTAGTATCGGAAAAATGTTCAGAAGGAGATTATGGGAGGAGGGAGGCACGTGGAGAGGCGGGGAAAATGATAGatttggtcacgtgactacaATGAATTGATTTCCGAAAGAATTACCAGTTTTGGGCCATTTTTCGTCGGTTTTGTTGGTTCTTCGTTCCACTGACATCAGCTGAATGATCGACTTGAATGGTGGTATGATGGAATCAAAATCTGGAGATATTGCAGTGTAGCAGGAGGAGTTTTTATCCGCGAATTTGTATGGTATTCAAATGAAGGAGAACCACtcggtacaagtacagctTTTTCTGTCAagtacggtacagtacgcaGGTTAGTCGTGTATACAGGGCTTTACTAGTATGTGCATACTGGTGACGATGGTGAAATTTGGACTCACCGCACTACAAACGGAGTGGGGATACAAGTGTTGATGATCATTCGTTTTTGAACCACCCGAAGAACAGATTTGCACGGTTGTTGTTTTAATTAAATGGTATCTGCACTTTCAGATAGCACTTTACAGCGATATGATTAGACCAGCGAGTTTCAACTATTGTCGAGTAACTGCCGAATTATTAGTTGACATTTAGACAGAAAGGAGTTCAAGCTCTCCCTGCCCTGGCTAAAAGGTCGTTTTACCCCGATTTTACGACACGGAGCTGCATGCCAATCTCAATTATACCCCACGCCAACTTGGTCAATTCTGCTGCAAATCGCCCAGAAATCTGGAAATCTGCTGATAACGATCCGGCTACCATTTTCTCCAAAGTTCAGCCCCCCAACTCCCCCGCATCGTCCACAAAAGCCGTCTCGATTTCCATCGCCACTCGCATAAACTTTTAATAAGTGCAACACCATTCGTCACTCTTCCAACCTCCGCAAACACAAGATGTTACGACTAGGAGGCCTTCGCCAGGTGCGGTTCAACTCGACGTTGGCCAGCTCGCGACAAAAGTGTctggacgagctcaaaAAACACGACAAGTCGTCCTACATCATCCAATCGTACGTGCAGAACGAACATGCCCGAGACGCCTTCATTGCCATCCGGTCTTTGTGCCTGGATCTGTCCAAGCTGAACGCTGGCGCCACGGGCTCGCGCCGGTCCGGGTCCGACGTGTCCGAGCCGTCGCAGATCAAGCTGGGGTTCTGGAGAGAGGGCATCCAGCGTGTGTTTCAGCGCACGGCCGACAAGTCCGGGGCTCTCAACCACCCGACCCTGGCGCTGCTGGACTCGACTCTGGACCACGTGGATCTGTCCAAACGGTACTTCATCACACTCATCCAGTCACGGGAAGCGTACATGGGCAACCGGCCCTTCCCAGACGTTGATTCCATGGCCGTCTATGGTGAGGGTCTCTTTTCACAGCCCAACTACCTGTTCCTGGAGGCGACGGTGGGCACGTCGAAAAACACAACCGAATTTCTCAAGCTCAATCCCGAGGTGCACTCCGAGCTGCACACCATCATCGCCCACATTGGCCAAGGATCCGGCATCGCTGCCCTACTCAAGGGCCTGCCGTACTACATCAACCAGCGCAACTACGTGCCTCTCCCCGTCCAGGGCCTGGTGTCACATGATCtgtcggaggaggaggttctCAGAGGCACCTTTGACAAGGATAAGCTGTCTTCGCTCATCTTCGAGGTGGCCACCCGCGCCAACGACCATTTGATTTCCGCAAACACgcttctggagcagctcaaacACAACCTCAACTCGGTTCCGGACGCACCAAAAGGCGGCTACTTCACCTCGTCCATGTTCCTACCCATGATGTCATACATTCCCACCAAGATCTtcctggagaagctggagtCCGCCGACTTTGACATTTTTTCGAGCAAGCTGCAGACCAAGGACAATATTGCACTGCCCTACAAGAGTTGGAGAGCCAGTCAGACCAAGAGTTTGCCAGAGTAACACACGGCAGTGGTTGGATGGACAGACCGAGCAGCGTAGCCGGGTGGCTGGCTTGATTGACAAGAGCAAGATTCTTTCAATCAACAAAACGACAAGTGACCGTTTGAACTGATAATATGTACATAGTTGAATGATTAAGAATGATCCACGTGATCCATTCATTGTTATAGCACCAACAGAGAGACACAGTGTcagtgcagtacatacattcTATACACTAACATGTGTTCTCGACCCACGCACTTTGAAGTTGGAATAGGAGATCAACCAACCAAAGAATGTTACAAGCTTCATTATCGTGCTGTATTGTACTTTCCGACATATTGTACTCCTTTTTTTGCGCAATTTCATCGAATTTTCTCGCCAATATGCCCAGGCCAAAAATCTCATCAGTAACTTCTGACTAAGATGGAGAGAAATACACCGAAACTACCGCTAAAAAGACCACAAAAAAGATGCTCCGCAACGGAGAATTGAACTCCGGTCCCCCGCGTGCTGAACAGTTGTTCTGACAGGCGGAAATTCTAGCCACTAAACTATTGCGGATCGGTGGGAACCGGGGCTGCTGGGACCGATTTGAACGAGGAAACAACCCGATCAAGCAAGCCCAATCCCGATCCAATGATCATATAAATTATACCGTTCGAATCTCCGGGATGATAGCTTTGCATTGAAGTAGTCAACCCCGTTATAACGTATATGTGGCGTTAAGTAGATGAGTTGTCATGTCCACAATCAGTGCTTAAGTTACTCAAGGATG
The Yarrowia lipolytica chromosome 1A, complete sequence genome window above contains:
- a CDS encoding uncharacterized protein (Compare to YALI0A14366g, no similarity); its protein translation is MRSVTTSTETPAQKLDLHKVSGLHFFWKHPWHKPIIMANQTSEVRDLCANERTYLAWIKMAIAMGSAAATMLLNFRFVHVSKSRSVTPHLGNSSGLGDQHVTPKFVTYERVGVVSDSNDFERNATLVFGYIFIGLTFFTILGAARSYIHTVTGYAKQKSRVVSGAFSTMLVWLSAATILTINIILLVSNKGV
- a CDS encoding uncharacterized protein (Compare to YALI0A14388g, some similarities with CA3816|IPF4017 Candida albicans unknown function) — protein: MLRLGGLRQVRFNSTLASSRQKCLDELKKHDKSSYIIQSYVQNEHARDAFIAIRSLCLDLSKLNAGATGSRRSGSDVSEPSQIKLGFWREGIQRVFQRTADKSGALNHPTLALLDSTLDHVDLSKRYFITLIQSREAYMGNRPFPDVDSMAVYGEGLFSQPNYLFLEATVGTSKNTTEFLKLNPEVHSELHTIIAHIGQGSGIAALLKGLPYYINQRNYVPLPVQGLVSHDLSEEEVLRGTFDKDKLSSLIFEVATRANDHLISANTLLEQLKHNLNSVPDAPKGGYFTSSMFLPMMSYIPTKIFLEKLESADFDIFSSKLQTKDNIALPYKSWRASQTKSLPE